A region from the Salidesulfovibrio onnuriiensis genome encodes:
- a CDS encoding NAD(P)-dependent oxidoreductase produces MNIGFIGLGIMGQPMAANLLAAGYSLTVYNRAPGRDKQLVKDGAERTDDIRKLAKASDVVIAMVPDHEAVDAILFGVRGIIRELEGKIFVNMSTVLPEYSKKLGRKLKLKGVDFVDAPVSGSRQPAEAGELVILAAGQDETLKLLDPIFSVLGKKTIHCGDPGQGSMMKVAVNLLAGVMMEGLSEAVRFGIEGNLKRDSIFEAILSGPMSCEIFSDKKDMFLRGKFPGQFPFRQMSKDLNLVSETAEKLATDFPCATAAGIQYNHGMSEGLGDEDFAAVFKLL; encoded by the coding sequence ATGAACATCGGATTCATCGGACTGGGCATCATGGGCCAGCCCATGGCCGCCAACCTGCTCGCAGCCGGCTACAGCCTCACGGTCTACAACCGCGCGCCCGGCAGGGACAAGCAACTGGTCAAGGACGGGGCCGAGCGCACCGACGACATTCGCAAACTGGCCAAGGCCAGCGACGTGGTCATTGCCATGGTGCCGGACCACGAGGCCGTGGACGCCATCCTCTTCGGGGTCCGGGGCATCATCCGCGAGCTGGAAGGCAAGATATTCGTGAACATGAGCACCGTACTGCCCGAATACTCCAAGAAGCTGGGACGCAAGCTCAAGCTCAAGGGAGTGGACTTCGTGGACGCCCCGGTATCCGGTTCACGCCAGCCCGCCGAGGCGGGCGAGCTGGTGATCCTGGCCGCAGGCCAGGACGAAACCCTCAAACTCCTGGATCCGATCTTCTCGGTGCTGGGCAAAAAGACCATCCACTGCGGCGACCCGGGACAGGGCTCCATGATGAAGGTGGCCGTCAACCTGCTGGCCGGGGTCATGATGGAAGGCCTCTCCGAGGCGGTCCGCTTCGGCATCGAGGGCAACCTCAAGCGCGATTCCATCTTCGAGGCGATCCTTTCCGGCCCCATGAGCTGCGAGATATTTTCGGACAAGAAGGACATGTTCCTGCGCGGCAAGTTCCCGGGCCAGTTCCCGTTCCGCCAGATGTCCAAGGACCTCAACCTTGTTTCCGAAACCGCGGAAAAGCTGGCCACGGACTTCCCCTGCGCCACGGCCGCGGGCATCCAGTACAACCACGGCATGTCCGAAGGGCTGGGCGACGAGGACTTCGCCGCCGTGTTCAAGCTGCTCTAG
- a CDS encoding TIGR02285 family protein, protein MPRTMLVAVLLVGVVFAALARADEKELVWCCFDAPPMYILSEPLKGTGYVDKFQDALFAAMDGYAHRTMECNIARTLEAMFKTTNTCNAVLLYTEDRDEFVHYSEPIIGLMPNRLLVLSENIDLVKPFLTEQGVDLGRLLRESGLSVGVLYGRSYGHYIDRHLEQAEDMSTVQWFAQSTLGVRQLLGKRLDALLAYAHEVVYYMRTFRIDAEIKSFPIIGETLINAHVGCSDSRLGREAVTEINRLLDGGLRGVYLRSYLEWADEDARQKVRDHVAGWPGVE, encoded by the coding sequence ATGCCGAGAACGATGCTGGTTGCCGTTTTGCTGGTCGGGGTCGTTTTTGCGGCCTTGGCGCGGGCGGACGAGAAGGAACTCGTCTGGTGCTGCTTTGATGCGCCGCCCATGTACATCCTCAGCGAACCGCTCAAGGGCACGGGGTACGTGGACAAGTTCCAGGACGCCCTGTTTGCGGCCATGGACGGGTATGCGCACAGGACGATGGAATGCAACATCGCCCGGACACTGGAGGCCATGTTCAAGACGACCAACACCTGCAACGCCGTGCTGCTGTATACCGAGGATCGGGACGAGTTCGTGCACTACAGCGAGCCCATCATCGGGCTCATGCCCAACCGCCTTCTCGTTCTTTCCGAGAATATCGATCTCGTGAAACCCTTTCTGACCGAACAGGGGGTGGATCTCGGCAGGCTGCTGCGGGAATCCGGCCTTTCGGTGGGGGTGCTGTATGGCCGGTCCTATGGGCACTACATCGACAGGCATCTGGAGCAGGCGGAGGACATGAGCACCGTGCAGTGGTTTGCCCAGTCCACGCTCGGGGTCCGGCAGCTCCTGGGCAAACGCCTGGATGCGCTTCTGGCCTACGCCCACGAGGTGGTCTACTACATGCGCACATTTAGAATCGATGCGGAAATAAAGAGCTTCCCCATTATCGGAGAAACGCTGATCAACGCGCACGTTGGCTGTTCGGATTCAAGACTGGGCCGGGAGGCAGTTACGGAAATCAACCGGCTGCTGGATGGCGGGCTTCGCGGCGTCTACCTGAGGTCGTATCTCGAATGGGCGGACGAGGATGCGCGCCAGAAGGTCCGGGACCATGTGGCCGGTTGGCCGGGGGTGGAATGA
- a CDS encoding peptide MFS transporter produces the protein MATSVPNANSETFLGHPKGLFILFATEMWERFSYYGMRALLIFYLTKHFLFRDGEASLIYGAYTALVYLMPVLGGILSDKYLGPRKAVTYGALLLVLGHFGMAFEGPPSIIDGEVLVRSGFHLQTFFLSLAFIATGVGFLKANISTMVGGLYKQGDARRDGGFTIFYMGINMGALVSSLLCGWLGETYGWSYGFGAAGVGMLLGLATFSMGRKHLGFTGEPRDPRRLAEKVMGLSREIWVYLAGFGLVGLSFILLRMDQIVGSVWGEFTPVGVILLLFSFVMIGSVIIYALKKCDPVERDRLFVAAALIFFSVVFFALFEQAGSSLSLFTDRAVDRAGIPASMFQSLNPIFIILLGPVFGWVWVTLGKRGLEPSTPVKFSMGILLVGIGFLALVAGIKFSGSSTALVGAYWIVLLYLLHTMGELCLSPVGLSMITKLSPARIVGMMMGVWFLATSFANYIAGLIASMTGSVDGGSVFENMELAKANYVEVYSKVGFLACGIGVFVLLVSPLLRKGMHEGATMVFEKDVVEELEEELESADRFPGKQN, from the coding sequence ATGGCTACATCAGTACCTAATGCAAACTCGGAAACTTTTCTGGGCCACCCGAAAGGCCTGTTCATATTGTTTGCAACCGAAATGTGGGAGCGCTTTTCCTACTATGGAATGCGCGCGCTGCTCATTTTCTACCTCACGAAGCACTTCCTGTTTCGTGACGGCGAAGCCAGCCTGATCTACGGCGCATACACCGCGCTCGTCTATCTGATGCCGGTTCTCGGCGGCATCCTCTCCGACAAATACCTTGGCCCCCGCAAGGCGGTGACCTATGGCGCGCTACTGCTGGTGCTGGGCCACTTCGGCATGGCCTTCGAGGGCCCGCCGAGCATCATCGACGGCGAGGTGCTCGTTCGCAGCGGCTTCCACCTGCAGACCTTCTTCCTGAGCCTGGCCTTCATCGCCACGGGTGTCGGCTTCCTCAAGGCCAACATCTCCACCATGGTGGGCGGCCTGTACAAGCAGGGCGACGCACGCCGCGACGGCGGGTTCACCATTTTCTACATGGGCATCAACATGGGGGCGCTGGTTTCCTCGCTGCTGTGTGGCTGGCTCGGCGAAACCTACGGCTGGTCCTACGGTTTCGGCGCTGCCGGTGTCGGCATGCTGCTCGGCCTGGCCACCTTCTCCATGGGCCGCAAGCACCTGGGCTTCACCGGCGAACCCCGCGACCCGCGCCGCCTGGCCGAAAAGGTCATGGGCCTGAGCCGCGAGATCTGGGTGTACCTGGCCGGTTTCGGTCTGGTGGGCCTGAGCTTCATCCTGCTGCGCATGGACCAGATCGTGGGCTCGGTCTGGGGCGAGTTCACTCCGGTGGGCGTCATCCTGCTGCTCTTTAGCTTTGTCATGATCGGTTCCGTCATCATCTACGCCCTGAAGAAGTGTGACCCGGTGGAGCGCGACCGCCTGTTCGTGGCCGCGGCCCTGATTTTCTTCTCCGTGGTCTTTTTCGCCCTGTTCGAGCAGGCCGGGTCTTCCTTGAGCCTGTTCACGGACCGCGCCGTGGACCGCGCCGGCATTCCGGCGTCCATGTTCCAGTCCCTGAACCCCATCTTCATCATCCTGCTGGGTCCGGTGTTCGGCTGGGTCTGGGTGACCCTGGGCAAGCGCGGCCTGGAGCCCAGCACCCCGGTGAAGTTCTCCATGGGCATCCTGCTCGTGGGTATCGGCTTCCTGGCTCTGGTGGCGGGCATCAAGTTCTCGGGTTCGTCCACCGCCCTGGTCGGCGCCTACTGGATCGTGCTGCTCTACCTGCTGCACACCATGGGCGAGCTCTGCCTCAGCCCGGTGGGCCTGTCCATGATCACCAAGCTCTCTCCCGCCCGCATCGTGGGCATGATGATGGGCGTCTGGTTCCTGGCCACCTCCTTTGCCAACTACATAGCGGGCCTCATCGCCAGCATGACCGGCTCCGTGGACGGCGGCAGCGTGTTCGAGAACATGGAGCTGGCCAAGGCCAACTACGTGGAAGTCTACAGCAAGGTCGGTTTCCTGGCCTGCGGCATCGGCGTGTTCGTGCTGCTCGTCTCCCCGCTGCTGCGCAAGGGCATGCACGAGGGAGCCACCATGGTCTTCGAGAAGGACGTGGTGGAGGAGCTCGAAGAGGAACTCGAGTCCGCAGACCGTTTCCCGGGCAAGCAGAATTAG
- a CDS encoding copper homeostasis protein CutC produces MITLEVCLDNIESVRTVAASGGIDRLELCAALALGGLSPSPALVRYAAQETGMGLHAMIRPRPGDFCFDDADVAAMVDEVGYYADLGAHGVVIGVLDDSFRVNALATEKLCKAAKARDLEVTFHRAVDFARDYDAAVETLIDLGVDRILTSGQADTALKGTEGISRIMQRHGDRISIMAGSGVSPDNAAWIVEQTGVRDLHFSASGKRNRFSGTRLSLGGSSSDLEYQVTDKGKLEKIKALFGR; encoded by the coding sequence ATGATCACTTTGGAAGTCTGCCTCGACAATATCGAATCCGTACGCACCGTGGCCGCGTCCGGCGGCATCGACCGCCTGGAGCTGTGCGCCGCCCTGGCCCTGGGCGGGCTTTCCCCGTCCCCGGCCCTGGTCCGGTATGCGGCGCAAGAAACCGGCATGGGGCTGCACGCCATGATCCGCCCCCGGCCCGGCGATTTCTGCTTTGACGACGCCGACGTGGCGGCCATGGTGGACGAGGTGGGGTATTACGCGGACCTGGGCGCGCACGGCGTGGTCATCGGCGTGCTGGACGATTCGTTCCGCGTCAACGCCCTGGCCACGGAAAAGCTCTGCAAGGCCGCCAAGGCGCGCGACCTGGAAGTGACCTTCCATCGCGCCGTGGACTTTGCCAGGGATTACGATGCCGCCGTCGAAACCCTCATCGACCTGGGCGTGGACCGCATCCTGACCTCGGGACAGGCCGATACCGCCCTCAAGGGAACCGAAGGCATCAGCCGGATCATGCAGCGCCATGGCGACCGGATTTCCATCATGGCCGGAAGCGGCGTTTCCCCGGACAACGCGGCCTGGATCGTGGAGCAGACCGGCGTGCGCGACCTGCATTTCTCGGCCTCGGGCAAGCGCAACCGCTTTTCCGGGACCAGACTCTCCCTGGGCGGTTCGTCCTCGGACCTGGAATACCAGGTCACGGACAAGGGCAAGCTGGAAAAGATCAAGGCCTTGTTCGGCAGATAA
- a CDS encoding GNAT family N-acetyltransferase, translated as MNDVRIRSMFAGEEGQVSELVLKVFMKYVAPGYPGSGVAEFRKYASPEALAERAEEGNMILLAEMDYEPVGMIEVREESHICFFFVDGEHQGKGTGSALLREAIALCNGPDHLTVNSSPNSVQVYEHLGFTATDTEQEKNGIRYTPMRLDLG; from the coding sequence ATGAACGACGTTCGAATCCGGAGCATGTTCGCTGGCGAGGAGGGGCAGGTAAGCGAACTGGTGCTCAAAGTTTTCATGAAGTATGTGGCCCCTGGATACCCCGGAAGCGGTGTGGCGGAATTCCGCAAGTACGCCAGCCCCGAAGCGCTGGCCGAGCGGGCCGAGGAGGGAAACATGATCCTCCTGGCCGAGATGGACTACGAGCCCGTGGGCATGATCGAGGTCCGCGAGGAAAGCCATATCTGCTTTTTCTTCGTGGACGGGGAGCATCAGGGCAAGGGGACCGGGTCGGCCCTGCTGCGCGAGGCCATTGCCCTGTGCAACGGCCCGGATCACCTGACCGTCAACTCGTCGCCCAATTCCGTGCAGGTGTACGAGCATCTCGGCTTCACGGCCACGGATACGGAGCAGGAAAAGAACGGCATTCGCTATACGCCCATGCGGCTGGACCTGGGTTGA